In Chelmon rostratus isolate fCheRos1 chromosome 4, fCheRos1.pri, whole genome shotgun sequence, a genomic segment contains:
- the foxq1b gene encoding forkhead box protein Q1b, with protein MKLEVFSAHHFAQKPLELCMDAEGGVPSPLSGDELGSDGDCVANSPAPVTQSGDGSKGKPYTRRPKPPYSYIALIAMAIRESSSGRLTLAEINDYLMKKFPFFRGSYTGWRNSVRHNLSLNDCFLKVLRDPSRPWGKDNYWMLNPQSEYTFADGVFRRRRKRIAKRSPKEQESPDILSEDTRLPAPEERVGAKFSSSFAIDSILSTPFKRKEDSHADADTHAPRLYWPPGAHILPYTLSYPPQHTYLSEGAYSGTEPSRDALRYLQQTAPAMAAPEAALHALRMPSKARGFHIDSLLS; from the coding sequence ATGAAACTTGAAGTTTTCTCTGCGCACCACTTCGCACAGAAGCCGCTGGAGCTGTGCATGGATGCAGAGGGAGGAGTCCCGTCTCCTCTGTCCGGGGACGAGCTGGGGTCGGACGGGGACTGCGTGGCCAACAGCCCGGCACCTGTCACCCAGAGCGGCGACGGCAGCAAGGGGAAGCCGTACACCCGCAGACCCAAACCCCCTTACTCCTACATCGCCCTCATTGCCATGGCCATCCGGGAGTCCAGCAGCGGCCGCCTCACTCTGGCAGAGATCAACGACTACCTGATGAAGAAGTTCCCGTTTTTCCGCGGCAGCTACACCGGCTGGAGGAACTCTGTGCGCCACAACCTGTCACTCAACGACTGCTTCCTCAAAGTGCTGCGGGACCCGTCCAGGCCCTGGGGCAAGGACAACTACTGGATGCTCAACCCGCAGAGCGAGTACACCTTCGCTGACGGGGTGTTCCGGCGCAGGAGGAAGCGCATTGCCAAGAGGTCCCCCAAAGAGCAGGAGAGCCCGGACATCCTCAGCGAGGACACCCGCCTCCCCGCCCCGGAGGAGAGGGTGGGGGCAAAGTTCTCCAGCTCCTTCGCCATCGACAGCATCCTCAGCACACCCTTCAAACGGAAGGAGGACAGCCACGCTGATGCAGACACCCACGCCCCCCGGCTCTACTGGCCCCCAGGGGCCCACATACTGCCTTACACTCTGAGCTATCCGCCACAGCACACGTACCTGTCAGAGGGGGCGTACAGCGGCACGGAGCCCAGCAGGGATGCACTCAGATACCTCCAGCAGACGGCACCGGCCATGGCCGCACCTGAGGCCGCGCTCCACGCGCTCAGGATGCCCAGCAAGGCGCGAGGCTTCCATATAGACTCTTTGCTCTCATAA